In a single window of the Elaeis guineensis isolate ETL-2024a chromosome 4, EG11, whole genome shotgun sequence genome:
- the LOC105044265 gene encoding beta-glucosidase 18 isoform X3, giving the protein MEEKKTWMLACALFLQLLCSVSGLDRSQFPSSFLFGTSTSSYQEDIELMHHLGVNSYRFSISWSRILPRGRFGKVNSVGIAFYNRLIDALLLQGIQPFVTLNHNDVPQYLEDRYGAWLNPQIQKDFGHYADVCFKAFGRKVKYWITFNEPNNVVEKGFISGVYPPQHCSKPFGDCLSGDSNIEPYNAAHNIILAHAAAVETYKKEYQAKQGGSIGIVISTRWFEPLRDIPADRFAVQRALAFDIAWFLDPVIFGEYPPEMRQVLGLRLPSFSSEDGRKLQHKLDFIGINHYTSKYMQDCIFSPCEEGSIESTAFVISTGERNGIPIGTPTSIPDNFVFPDGMEKMIMYIMQRYNNIPMFITENGYAQGSTSNDPTADMLNDEGRVEYLHSYLTSLTRAMRQGADVRGYFIWSLLDNFEWLFGYTQRFGLYHVNFETQERTPKLSAKWFKE; this is encoded by the exons ATGGAGGAGAAGAAAACGTGGATGTTGGCATGTGCTTTGTTTCTTCAGCTGCTCTGCTCGGTTTCTGGGCTGGACCGGAGCCAGTTCCCTTCATCGTTTCTCTTTGGAACTTCGACTTCTTCTTACCAG GAGGATATTGAACTCATGCATCACCTTGGTGTCAACTCTTACAGATTCTCTATATCTTGGTCAAGAATTTTACCAA GAGGCAGATTTGGGAAGGTTAATTCAGTGGGCATCGCGTTTTACAACAGACTTATTGATGCTCTACTACTTCAAG GGATACAGCCATTTGTTACATTAAATCACAATGATGTTCCTCAATATCTTGAAGATCGATATGGTGCATGGCTGAATCCCCAAATACA aaAAGACTTCGGACATTATGCAGATGTTTGTTTCAAAGCATTTGGGAGGAAAGTTAAATATTGGATTACATTCAATGAGCCAAACAACGTTGTGGAAAAAGGTTTTATAAGTGGAGTATATCCTCCTCAACATTGCTCGAAGCCATTTGGTGATTGCCTCTCTGGCGACTCAAACATAGAACCATATAATGCTGCCCATAACATCATACTAGCCCATGCAGCTGCAGTCGAAACATACAAAAAGGAATATCAG GCAAAGCAAGGAGGTTCTATTGGTATTGTAATATCCACAAGATGGTTTGAGCCACTTAGGGACATTCCAGCAGATCGTTTTGCAGTTCAACGGGCTTTAGCATTTGACATCGCATG GTTCCTTGATCCTGTCATATTTGGTGAATACCCTCCTGAAATGCGCCAGGTCCTGGGTTTAAGATTACCATCATTTTCATCTGAGGATGGAAGAAAATTGCAACATAAATTGGATTTTATTGGTATTAATCATTACACAAGTAAATATATGCAAGACTGCATATTTTCTCCATGTGAGGAAGGCAGCATAGAGTCAACTGCATTTGTGATCAGCACCGGGGAAAGAAATGGGATTCCAATTGGTACTCCG ACTTCAATACCAGATAATTTTGTGTTTCCAGATGGTATGGAGAAGATGATCATGTACATTATGCAAAGATACAATAACATCCCCATGTTCATTACTGAAAATG GTTACGCACAAGGGAGTACTAGTAATGATCCAACAGCAGATATGCTGAATGACGAGGGCAGAGTGGAATATTTGCATAGCTACCTTACTTCTTTGACAAGAGCCATGAG GCAAGGAGCTGATGTCAGGGGCTACTTCATATGGTCTCTCCTTGACAATTTTGAGTGGCTCTTTGGCTATACTCAAAGGTTTGGGCTCTATCATGTGAATTTCGAGACACAAGAAAGGACTCCAAAACTATCTGCAAAATGGTTCAAAGAATGA
- the LOC105044265 gene encoding beta-glucosidase 18 isoform X5 — protein MHHLGVNSYRFSISWSRILPRGRFGKVNSVGIAFYNRLIDALLLQGIQPFVTLNHNDVPQYLEDRYGAWLNPQIQKDFGHYADVCFKAFGRKVKYWITFNEPNNVVEKGFISGVYPPQHCSKPFGDCLSGDSNIEPYNAAHNIILAHAAAVETYKKEYQAKQGGSIGIVISTRWFEPLRDIPADRFAVQRALAFDIAWFLDPVIFGEYPPEMRQVLGLRLPSFSSEDGRKLQHKLDFIGINHYTSKYMQDCIFSPCEEGSIESTAFVISTGERNGIPIGTPTSIPDNFVFPDGMEKMIMYIMQRYNNIPMFITENGYAQGSTSNDPTADMLNDEGRVEYLHSYLTSLTRAMRQGADVRGYFIWSLLDNFEWLFGYTQRFGLYHVNFETQERTPKLSAKWFKE, from the exons ATGCATCACCTTGGTGTCAACTCTTACAGATTCTCTATATCTTGGTCAAGAATTTTACCAA GAGGCAGATTTGGGAAGGTTAATTCAGTGGGCATCGCGTTTTACAACAGACTTATTGATGCTCTACTACTTCAAG GGATACAGCCATTTGTTACATTAAATCACAATGATGTTCCTCAATATCTTGAAGATCGATATGGTGCATGGCTGAATCCCCAAATACA aaAAGACTTCGGACATTATGCAGATGTTTGTTTCAAAGCATTTGGGAGGAAAGTTAAATATTGGATTACATTCAATGAGCCAAACAACGTTGTGGAAAAAGGTTTTATAAGTGGAGTATATCCTCCTCAACATTGCTCGAAGCCATTTGGTGATTGCCTCTCTGGCGACTCAAACATAGAACCATATAATGCTGCCCATAACATCATACTAGCCCATGCAGCTGCAGTCGAAACATACAAAAAGGAATATCAG GCAAAGCAAGGAGGTTCTATTGGTATTGTAATATCCACAAGATGGTTTGAGCCACTTAGGGACATTCCAGCAGATCGTTTTGCAGTTCAACGGGCTTTAGCATTTGACATCGCATG GTTCCTTGATCCTGTCATATTTGGTGAATACCCTCCTGAAATGCGCCAGGTCCTGGGTTTAAGATTACCATCATTTTCATCTGAGGATGGAAGAAAATTGCAACATAAATTGGATTTTATTGGTATTAATCATTACACAAGTAAATATATGCAAGACTGCATATTTTCTCCATGTGAGGAAGGCAGCATAGAGTCAACTGCATTTGTGATCAGCACCGGGGAAAGAAATGGGATTCCAATTGGTACTCCG ACTTCAATACCAGATAATTTTGTGTTTCCAGATGGTATGGAGAAGATGATCATGTACATTATGCAAAGATACAATAACATCCCCATGTTCATTACTGAAAATG GTTACGCACAAGGGAGTACTAGTAATGATCCAACAGCAGATATGCTGAATGACGAGGGCAGAGTGGAATATTTGCATAGCTACCTTACTTCTTTGACAAGAGCCATGAG GCAAGGAGCTGATGTCAGGGGCTACTTCATATGGTCTCTCCTTGACAATTTTGAGTGGCTCTTTGGCTATACTCAAAGGTTTGGGCTCTATCATGTGAATTTCGAGACACAAGAAAGGACTCCAAAACTATCTGCAAAATGGTTCAAAGAATGA
- the LOC105044265 gene encoding beta-glucosidase 18 isoform X4, with translation MYSLIYQEDIELMHHLGVNSYRFSISWSRILPRGRFGKVNSVGIAFYNRLIDALLLQGIQPFVTLNHNDVPQYLEDRYGAWLNPQIQKDFGHYADVCFKAFGRKVKYWITFNEPNNVVEKGFISGVYPPQHCSKPFGDCLSGDSNIEPYNAAHNIILAHAAAVETYKKEYQAKQGGSIGIVISTRWFEPLRDIPADRFAVQRALAFDIAWFLDPVIFGEYPPEMRQVLGLRLPSFSSEDGRKLQHKLDFIGINHYTSKYMQDCIFSPCEEGSIESTAFVISTGERNGIPIGTPTSIPDNFVFPDGMEKMIMYIMQRYNNIPMFITENGYAQGSTSNDPTADMLNDEGRVEYLHSYLTSLTRAMRQGADVRGYFIWSLLDNFEWLFGYTQRFGLYHVNFETQERTPKLSAKWFKE, from the exons ATGTATTCACTCATATACCAG GAGGATATTGAACTCATGCATCACCTTGGTGTCAACTCTTACAGATTCTCTATATCTTGGTCAAGAATTTTACCAA GAGGCAGATTTGGGAAGGTTAATTCAGTGGGCATCGCGTTTTACAACAGACTTATTGATGCTCTACTACTTCAAG GGATACAGCCATTTGTTACATTAAATCACAATGATGTTCCTCAATATCTTGAAGATCGATATGGTGCATGGCTGAATCCCCAAATACA aaAAGACTTCGGACATTATGCAGATGTTTGTTTCAAAGCATTTGGGAGGAAAGTTAAATATTGGATTACATTCAATGAGCCAAACAACGTTGTGGAAAAAGGTTTTATAAGTGGAGTATATCCTCCTCAACATTGCTCGAAGCCATTTGGTGATTGCCTCTCTGGCGACTCAAACATAGAACCATATAATGCTGCCCATAACATCATACTAGCCCATGCAGCTGCAGTCGAAACATACAAAAAGGAATATCAG GCAAAGCAAGGAGGTTCTATTGGTATTGTAATATCCACAAGATGGTTTGAGCCACTTAGGGACATTCCAGCAGATCGTTTTGCAGTTCAACGGGCTTTAGCATTTGACATCGCATG GTTCCTTGATCCTGTCATATTTGGTGAATACCCTCCTGAAATGCGCCAGGTCCTGGGTTTAAGATTACCATCATTTTCATCTGAGGATGGAAGAAAATTGCAACATAAATTGGATTTTATTGGTATTAATCATTACACAAGTAAATATATGCAAGACTGCATATTTTCTCCATGTGAGGAAGGCAGCATAGAGTCAACTGCATTTGTGATCAGCACCGGGGAAAGAAATGGGATTCCAATTGGTACTCCG ACTTCAATACCAGATAATTTTGTGTTTCCAGATGGTATGGAGAAGATGATCATGTACATTATGCAAAGATACAATAACATCCCCATGTTCATTACTGAAAATG GTTACGCACAAGGGAGTACTAGTAATGATCCAACAGCAGATATGCTGAATGACGAGGGCAGAGTGGAATATTTGCATAGCTACCTTACTTCTTTGACAAGAGCCATGAG GCAAGGAGCTGATGTCAGGGGCTACTTCATATGGTCTCTCCTTGACAATTTTGAGTGGCTCTTTGGCTATACTCAAAGGTTTGGGCTCTATCATGTGAATTTCGAGACACAAGAAAGGACTCCAAAACTATCTGCAAAATGGTTCAAAGAATGA
- the LOC105044265 gene encoding beta-glucosidase 18 isoform X1, with protein MEEKKTWMLACALFLQLLCSVSGLDRSQFPSSFLFGTSTSSYQIEGAYLEGNKSLSNWDVFTHIPGHIQDNSDGDIADDHYHLYMEDIELMHHLGVNSYRFSISWSRILPRGRFGKVNSVGIAFYNRLIDALLLQGIQPFVTLNHNDVPQYLEDRYGAWLNPQIQKDFGHYADVCFKAFGRKVKYWITFNEPNNVVEKGFISGVYPPQHCSKPFGDCLSGDSNIEPYNAAHNIILAHAAAVETYKKEYQAKQGGSIGIVISTRWFEPLRDIPADRFAVQRALAFDIAWFLDPVIFGEYPPEMRQVLGLRLPSFSSEDGRKLQHKLDFIGINHYTSKYMQDCIFSPCEEGSIESTAFVISTGERNGIPIGTPTSIPDNFVFPDGMEKMIMYIMQRYNNIPMFITENGYAQGSTSNDPTADMLNDEGRVEYLHSYLTSLTRAMRQGADVRGYFIWSLLDNFEWLFGYTQRFGLYHVNFETQERTPKLSAKWFKE; from the exons ATGGAGGAGAAGAAAACGTGGATGTTGGCATGTGCTTTGTTTCTTCAGCTGCTCTGCTCGGTTTCTGGGCTGGACCGGAGCCAGTTCCCTTCATCGTTTCTCTTTGGAACTTCGACTTCTTCTTACCAG ATAGAAGGTGCATACCTAGAAGGTAACAAAAGCTTAAGTAATTGGGATGTATTCACTCATATACCAG GTCATATCCAGGACAACAGTGATGGAGATATTGCTGACGATCATTATCATCTCTACATG GAGGATATTGAACTCATGCATCACCTTGGTGTCAACTCTTACAGATTCTCTATATCTTGGTCAAGAATTTTACCAA GAGGCAGATTTGGGAAGGTTAATTCAGTGGGCATCGCGTTTTACAACAGACTTATTGATGCTCTACTACTTCAAG GGATACAGCCATTTGTTACATTAAATCACAATGATGTTCCTCAATATCTTGAAGATCGATATGGTGCATGGCTGAATCCCCAAATACA aaAAGACTTCGGACATTATGCAGATGTTTGTTTCAAAGCATTTGGGAGGAAAGTTAAATATTGGATTACATTCAATGAGCCAAACAACGTTGTGGAAAAAGGTTTTATAAGTGGAGTATATCCTCCTCAACATTGCTCGAAGCCATTTGGTGATTGCCTCTCTGGCGACTCAAACATAGAACCATATAATGCTGCCCATAACATCATACTAGCCCATGCAGCTGCAGTCGAAACATACAAAAAGGAATATCAG GCAAAGCAAGGAGGTTCTATTGGTATTGTAATATCCACAAGATGGTTTGAGCCACTTAGGGACATTCCAGCAGATCGTTTTGCAGTTCAACGGGCTTTAGCATTTGACATCGCATG GTTCCTTGATCCTGTCATATTTGGTGAATACCCTCCTGAAATGCGCCAGGTCCTGGGTTTAAGATTACCATCATTTTCATCTGAGGATGGAAGAAAATTGCAACATAAATTGGATTTTATTGGTATTAATCATTACACAAGTAAATATATGCAAGACTGCATATTTTCTCCATGTGAGGAAGGCAGCATAGAGTCAACTGCATTTGTGATCAGCACCGGGGAAAGAAATGGGATTCCAATTGGTACTCCG ACTTCAATACCAGATAATTTTGTGTTTCCAGATGGTATGGAGAAGATGATCATGTACATTATGCAAAGATACAATAACATCCCCATGTTCATTACTGAAAATG GTTACGCACAAGGGAGTACTAGTAATGATCCAACAGCAGATATGCTGAATGACGAGGGCAGAGTGGAATATTTGCATAGCTACCTTACTTCTTTGACAAGAGCCATGAG GCAAGGAGCTGATGTCAGGGGCTACTTCATATGGTCTCTCCTTGACAATTTTGAGTGGCTCTTTGGCTATACTCAAAGGTTTGGGCTCTATCATGTGAATTTCGAGACACAAGAAAGGACTCCAAAACTATCTGCAAAATGGTTCAAAGAATGA
- the LOC105044265 gene encoding beta-glucosidase 18 isoform X2, whose product MCFVSSAALLGFWAGPEPVPFIVSLWNFDFFLPGHIQDNSDGDIADDHYHLYMEDIELMHHLGVNSYRFSISWSRILPRGRFGKVNSVGIAFYNRLIDALLLQGIQPFVTLNHNDVPQYLEDRYGAWLNPQIQKDFGHYADVCFKAFGRKVKYWITFNEPNNVVEKGFISGVYPPQHCSKPFGDCLSGDSNIEPYNAAHNIILAHAAAVETYKKEYQAKQGGSIGIVISTRWFEPLRDIPADRFAVQRALAFDIAWFLDPVIFGEYPPEMRQVLGLRLPSFSSEDGRKLQHKLDFIGINHYTSKYMQDCIFSPCEEGSIESTAFVISTGERNGIPIGTPTSIPDNFVFPDGMEKMIMYIMQRYNNIPMFITENGYAQGSTSNDPTADMLNDEGRVEYLHSYLTSLTRAMRQGADVRGYFIWSLLDNFEWLFGYTQRFGLYHVNFETQERTPKLSAKWFKE is encoded by the exons ATGTGCTTTGTTTCTTCAGCTGCTCTGCTCGGTTTCTGGGCTGGACCGGAGCCAGTTCCCTTCATCGTTTCTCTTTGGAACTTCGACTTCTTCTTACCAG GTCATATCCAGGACAACAGTGATGGAGATATTGCTGACGATCATTATCATCTCTACATG GAGGATATTGAACTCATGCATCACCTTGGTGTCAACTCTTACAGATTCTCTATATCTTGGTCAAGAATTTTACCAA GAGGCAGATTTGGGAAGGTTAATTCAGTGGGCATCGCGTTTTACAACAGACTTATTGATGCTCTACTACTTCAAG GGATACAGCCATTTGTTACATTAAATCACAATGATGTTCCTCAATATCTTGAAGATCGATATGGTGCATGGCTGAATCCCCAAATACA aaAAGACTTCGGACATTATGCAGATGTTTGTTTCAAAGCATTTGGGAGGAAAGTTAAATATTGGATTACATTCAATGAGCCAAACAACGTTGTGGAAAAAGGTTTTATAAGTGGAGTATATCCTCCTCAACATTGCTCGAAGCCATTTGGTGATTGCCTCTCTGGCGACTCAAACATAGAACCATATAATGCTGCCCATAACATCATACTAGCCCATGCAGCTGCAGTCGAAACATACAAAAAGGAATATCAG GCAAAGCAAGGAGGTTCTATTGGTATTGTAATATCCACAAGATGGTTTGAGCCACTTAGGGACATTCCAGCAGATCGTTTTGCAGTTCAACGGGCTTTAGCATTTGACATCGCATG GTTCCTTGATCCTGTCATATTTGGTGAATACCCTCCTGAAATGCGCCAGGTCCTGGGTTTAAGATTACCATCATTTTCATCTGAGGATGGAAGAAAATTGCAACATAAATTGGATTTTATTGGTATTAATCATTACACAAGTAAATATATGCAAGACTGCATATTTTCTCCATGTGAGGAAGGCAGCATAGAGTCAACTGCATTTGTGATCAGCACCGGGGAAAGAAATGGGATTCCAATTGGTACTCCG ACTTCAATACCAGATAATTTTGTGTTTCCAGATGGTATGGAGAAGATGATCATGTACATTATGCAAAGATACAATAACATCCCCATGTTCATTACTGAAAATG GTTACGCACAAGGGAGTACTAGTAATGATCCAACAGCAGATATGCTGAATGACGAGGGCAGAGTGGAATATTTGCATAGCTACCTTACTTCTTTGACAAGAGCCATGAG GCAAGGAGCTGATGTCAGGGGCTACTTCATATGGTCTCTCCTTGACAATTTTGAGTGGCTCTTTGGCTATACTCAAAGGTTTGGGCTCTATCATGTGAATTTCGAGACACAAGAAAGGACTCCAAAACTATCTGCAAAATGGTTCAAAGAATGA